The stretch of DNA GATGGTCTCGATGGCGGCTCTCTCAATCGGCAACGCCTTGGTGAAACGGGCGAAGAAGTCCTCGAACCCGGCGACATCCTTCGCATCGGGCTCCTCGGTGGTCGATTCGGCGTTGGCGAAGACGCGTTGGTCGAGATACTGATCCAACGGAGTGTCTTTGTGCCACAGATAATCGGCGAGCACGGCCATACCCCAGGCACCGCCTTCCGCCGCCGTAGACATCACCTTGATAGGGGTGTTGAATGCCGCCGCGAGAATCTTCTGTGCCACCTTCGGGGTGGTGAAGATGCCGCCGTGGCCGACCATCGAGTCGACCTTGACGTGCTCGTCCTTGGTCATCACGTCCATGCCGATCTTGACCGGCGAGAACGCGCCGAACAGCTGGGCACGCATGAAGTTAGCAAGGTTCATGTGGCTTTCCGGACCGCGCGCGAAGACCGGACGGCCTTCCTCAAGGCCCGCCAAGAATTCACCGGAGTAGAAGCAATAGTTGATAAGTCCGCCGGCGTTGTCATCCGCGTCGGGGCCGATGGCCGCACGGAACAGCGTGCCGTAGAGTGTGCCGGCATCAAGCGACGTGCCGATGGCCTTGGCGAATTCGCTGAAGACCTTGATCCAGGCGTTCAGGTCGGAGGTGAAGTTGTTGGCGTGGCTCATCCCGCAGGGGTCGCCGGCAGGAGTCGAGACCAAGTCGACTTCGGGATGCAGGCGTTCCAGCGGATGGTCAAGCACGACGGAAGCGAAAATCGAAGTGCCGGCGGAGACATTGCCGGTGCCGACTCGTACGGAGTTCGTGGCGACCATGCCGGTGCCGGAATCGCCTTCCGGCGGGGCGAGCGGCGTGCCGGGTTGCACGGTTCCAGTTGGGTCAAGCAGCTTCGCGCCTTCGGCGGTCAATGCTCCCGCGTCACTTCCGGCGACCAGCGGAGTCGGCAACAGATCCTCGATGCTCCAAGGTTGGGCCGCGACCTCAGGCAGCGTCGAGAACTGCGCAAGCATGTGCTTGTTCCAGCTATGGGTCTCCGAGTCGATCGGGAACATGCCGGACGCGTCATCAATGCCGAGCACCTTCTTGCCGGTGAGTTTCCAATGCACGTAGCCGGCGAGTGTGGTGAAGAACGCGACATTCGCTACGTGGTCCTCTTTGTTGAGGATGCACTGATAGAGATGAGCAATCGACCAACGTTCAGGAATGTTGTACTGGAAAAGTTCGGAAAGTTTTTCGTGCGCCGCGTGCGTATTGGAATTGCGCCAGGTACGGAACGGGACGAGCAGCTTATCGTCCTTATCAAAGGCGAGGTAACCGTGCATCATCGCGGAGAAGCCCATCGTACCAATCTTCGTAAGCTTCTCGCCGTAAGCGTTTTCGACATCGTTTGCAAGCGCCGCATACGCCGCTTGCAGACCAGACCATACCTCTTCGAGCGAGTAGGTCCATAGCCCGTTTTCGAGATGATTTTCCCAACCGTAATCACCTGCAGCGATGGTCGAATAGGTATCGTCAATGAGTACGGCCTTGATGCGCGTGGACCCGAACTCGATACCAAGCGAGGTTTTGCCCGCACGTATCTTCTCCGCTATCGCCGCCACATGCTCCGTGGTGTCTTTTGCAACTGCCATCGTGATTCCAGCTCCTTTACTATCGTCGAAGACTACTGCGTTGGCACGGAATGCGCTGTCATCTCCGACAAAGCACGCGCCTCGTCGATCGCGAAGAGCCACATTCCTCCCGTTTGCAAGCCCTGCATTACCGTCGTTGGCTATTTTACCTTCGGTAATGTGAGCGCTCACATTTGCTAAACAATATCTTACACGTAGCCGTTGCCAAGTCCGCAACTCCTCTAGAATTCACTAATTCACGATTCGAAACAGAAGCAAAAGTGATGTATTAAATCCGTTCCCCATCACACGTTCACGTAGATAACTCCGCCGAGATATCAGAAATGTTGACAACTCGCACACGACACGCCCGGGATGCGGATAACCCATAGCATTCGACCACAATGGGCGTTTTTGACACGGTAAACGTCGAAGATTCCCTAAGCTACGAAGAACAGACACAAGCGATACAAAATATTTCTTTTGTCTAGTGCGGGCTTGCGTTTTTAGTCTAGTGAGGGGTTTAGCATATGGTTCAAAGGAAATGGCTTATCAAAGCCTTACGCAAAGAGGCAAAAGCTCAAGGAATTCAAGTGCGAGAGCGTCAAGGAGGAAATCACGAAATCTTCTATTTGGATAATCTTAGAATCCCCATACCTCGACACAACGAACTAGAAAAGCCGACAGCTCAACTAATCATCAAAGAAGCATCCGCAAAACTCGGAAAGGACTGGCTCAAATGAGAAGGAAAAAATATCTGGAAACCACCGCTGACGGCAAACCGACAAAGCACCAAGACAACTACAGCGTTACCATTGAAGCCGGCGAAAAGTACTGGATACTGACCATTCCCGGTGTTGGGGTGACACAGGCCCGGACACTGAGCGAGGTTGACGCCATGGCACGCGACTACATCGAGATCATGACTGGAGACCAAAATTTCGCCATGACCAAAGAGATGAAGTTCCCTGAAGAGGTAGAAGCCCACCTCGAGGCCATGAAACGCTATCGGGAGCAGTCCAAGGAAGCGAACACGCTTGCGGCGCAGGAATCGCGCAAAGCCGCGAAAGGGTTGCGGCAGGTAGGCCTTACCCTGCGGCAAATCGGCCAGGCTCTAGGGATTTCCTACCAGCGTGCGAGCCAGTTGATCAATGGGTGAAACCTTGATTTGCACGATATTTGCAAAAGTCAAGCCAGAAGGCAAAAATCAAGAAATCTTGAATTTTTACCTATTAATTAGATTATTTACCATATTTTGTTTAGTATTGAAATATGGGAAACAAGAAATCATCGCAAAGACGCGAACTAAGCATAATCATCATCGAGGATGACCCATTGGCCTTACAATGCGAAAAGAATCTTCTGAACCGTCTGCAGAATTACAACGGATTCCGTTTGCGGGTATGGGGCACCTTCAAACCCAACACTGGCTTGGAAAAGTGCGCACATGATCCCCATCCGGCGGATGTCGTTTTCCTTGAGCTGTCTCTTTTGGATAAAATCGGACAAAACGTTACCCGTGAAATCAGGGAATTACGCCCTGGCATCGTCATTATCGGAATCACGTCCCATATCGAAAACTATCCTCAATCAATGGCTAAATTGTTGCAATTGCATCGTATCGTCAGCAAAGTCAAATTATATTACGAACTGCCATATATCATCGAAAGCGTTTATCGCCAGAAAAAGCCTCGCCGCCGTGTGCCCGTAGCACATGATAAAGAATCAGGGCCGCCACCTCCCGGCCACAGCGAAGATATTCGCAGCCAATTGTCCTGTTCCTATGAGGAACCATACTGTCAAGGCACAATGGAATGTCATAGCGAGTCATTAAACGGTTATGACGGTTCAAACCAAAGCAACGACATAACGGCACTTGCACCAAGCAGACAAAACCAAAGTAGGACACCTCGCAAGAGGAAACGTTCACAACGAAGTGAAGTCTCCTTGCGTGACGCCGATGAGGGGGAACATAGGGGGATTCTTTCGGAATCGAAGCCCGTAAATCATGATCTGGCCGTAGAACGGCTGAAAATGGAAGCCGCCAACCAAGCGAATCTGCCTACAGTCCCGATCACACCTATGGAATTGCGTGTCATCAAGTTAAGCAGAAGAGGATTGAAGCCGGCCGAGGTTGCAGAACAACTGGGCGTTTCCGTCAATACGATTTATTCTCATCGCAGCCATATCAAGGCCAAATGCCATACGCAGATCTGGCATGAAGTTCTCACCATTTGCGGGGAACAAAAGAGAAACGGGACCCTTTAGGGAGCCAGACAATCCGCATAAACCACAAGAACCGGCCAATTTCTAGCACAACCAGGTTGAAATGCAAAAAAGTGGCCACTGACAAGCAGCAGATGACCGGCTTCTGACGCGAGTAGGTTCAGGCAAGCTTGAAACCTAACTCGCGAGCGGCATCGGCGGGGACCGGATCCTCGCACCAATAATCCTCAAGATTTTCGTCGGTGGCCAGGGAACGTATTTCGGCCTGATCGATGTAGACCTCGCCGCTCAAGTGATCAGTCTCGTGCTGGAAGATACGCGCGGGCCAGCCGTGCAGATGCTCTTCGTGCTTGTTGCCGTCCTCGTCCTGCCAGCGGGCGGTGATGTCGAGCCAACGACGACGCACAGCCTGATAGCCCGAGAAACTCAGGCAGCCTTCGTAAAAGCTGCGCTGTTCGGTGCCGATGGGTTCATAGGTTGGGTTGATGATGGCGCGGAACGGGAATTCGGCGATTTCTCGCGGGTCGTTCGTATCGTCGATCATGTTTTCATTTTCGTTGCCGCCATCGGAGCCATTATCTTGATTCGATGAATTCTGATCGCTTTTACCGCCGACATGCCCTTCGGGATTGTCATCGACTCCCCTGCCGCCAACGCGCACATGATCCTCGACCACGGCAATACGCAGCCCCAAACCGATCTGGGGACCGGCCAAACCGACACCCGGCGCTTCGAGCATCGTCACGCGCATGGCCTCGATGAGCTTGGCAAGCGTTCGCTTGCTCAGCTGGCCATCATATTCGGCGGCATTCTGCCGCAGCACCGGCTCCCCCATCTGCACGATGGGAAGAATCTTCTCTTTGCCTCCGGTTTTGATGAGCTGCTCGACGGCGTGGTTGAGTTCGGTATCGACTTTGGAATTGCGAGAGAACATCAGATCGCCAGCTCCTGCGCGACCACCTCGGCCAAACGCTGGCAAACCTCGTCGGCCTGCTGTTGCGTTTCAGCCTCGACCATCACGCGGACCAACGGCTCGGTACCGCTCGGGCGAAGCAGCACACGGCCGGTGTCACCGAGCAGTTTCTCTTCGCGAGCGACGGCATCCTGCACCTTGGCATTGGTGGGCGCAGCCTTCTTGTCGACCTTGGGAACGTTGATGAGCTGCTGAGGCAGTTGCGGGAAGTCGGCAGCGAGTTCCTTCAGCGACTTGCCGGACTTGACGACCTCGTTGCAAACCGTCAGCGCGGTCAACGTGCCGTCGCCGGTAGTGGCGAACTCGCGGTTGATGACATGGCCGGACTGCTCCCCGCCGATGGAATAGTCGCCCTTGAGCATTTCCTCGAGCACGTAGCGGTCACCGACATTGGTCTGCACCGTCGAAATTCCCATGTCTTTCAACGCCAGTTTGAGGCCGAGGTTGCTCATCACGGTAACCACAAGCGTGTCATGGTTGAGCTTGCCCTCGCGCTTCTTGGCGCGCGCGAGGATGCCCATCTCCTGATCACCGTTGACCATATTGCCGTCTTCGTCCACGGCGAGGCAACGGTCGGCATCGCCGTCGAACGCCACGCCCATCGCGGCACCGGAAGCACGCACCATAGCCTGCAGCTGCTCGGGGTGGGTGGAACCGGCCTTCTTGTTGATGTTGTAGCCATCGGGCGAAGCATTGATCACCAAGACTTCGGCACCCGCGCGACGCAAGGCTTCCGGCGCGACCACGGATGTGGCGCCGTTGGCGCAGTCGGCCACGATCTTGAGACCCTTGAGCGGCTTGGGCTGGGTCTTGTCGGCGGCAATCGGCGCGATGGCCGAAACCAGATGGTCGATATACATATTGGTGGCGGTGTTGATGTCGTGACTGATGCGGCCCACGCCGGCGCCGGTCGGTCGGTCCCAATCCTGACCCAAAACGGCTTCGATCTCGTCTTCCTTCTTGTCCGGCAGCTTGAAACCGCCGCGAGCGAAGAACTTGATACCGTTGTCGGGCATCGGGTTGTGCGAAGCTGAGATGACCGCGCCCATTTCGACGTTGAGTTCGCTGGTCAGGTAGGCCACGCCCGGAGTCGGGATGATGCCTGCATCGATGACGTCAAAACCGCCGGCACTCATACCTGCCGCGAGCGCAGAGGCAAGAAAATCGCCGGAAACACGGGTGTCGCGGCCGATCAACGCACGCCGACGACCTTCCCTGTGTTCCTCTTCGGTTCCGGAGGAATCCCCAAGCACACGCACCGCCGCATCGCCCAAGTCGAGCGCCAGCCTTGCCGTCAAATCCCTGTTCGCCAATCCGCGAACGCCATCGGTTCCAAACATATTGGGCATACTGCCACATCCTCCGTTTGCACGAATGTTACTGGCCCCAATCTTACTCAACAGATTTCAGGAACGCCGCGCACGCCCCAACACTGCCCGATTTCGTCGCATTTGGAGAGTTCTGGATTAATACCTAAATCAATCCGGTAAATCATTGGTCAAGCCGCGGCAATCTCAGGAAAACATTGCACTTGCAAAGTAGCTATACAAGAAATACCTATTTCTTGCAACGTAGATATACAAGATTCAGGTATTCCTTGCAATCTCGCGTGGCAAGATTTATTGATTTCTTGCAACGACAAATTGCAAGGCTGTGTTTCAGCATAATCCAGTAAAGGGGACCAACGACGAACGTCAATCCCCTTTATCGTTCAGAGCCTTATCAGCAACTAGGCCTTACAGGCTGGCGTTGTAGGCGCTCACCTTCAGGGCACGGCGCGAAGACTCGACGTTGCCGATGACGATGTTGCGCAGGGCGCGGGCGGCGTCCTTGTGAGACTCCAGCCATTCGTCGCCAAGATTCACCAGTTCGGCCGGGTCGGCGTAAGAAGGATAGAGGTCTTCGAGCAGGGTTTCGGCCATGTGGAAGGTGCGGTTTTCCCAAATCCAGTCGACTGTTTCGTAATATTGGGCGGTATACGGCTTCGCAAGCTTGCCGGTGAGGTTCGACGAGAAGCCGAGCGCGGCGGCGGCGAGCTGTGAGTTGGTGAGGTTCAGGTCATGGATGGAAGCGTCCCAAGCCCACGCCTTGGCCTCGGCAGTCGGCACGGAGGCACGGGCACCGTAGGCGAACTCGCGGTTGTCGGTGGTGTCGCGGAGCTTCAGTTCCGCATCAATCGCCTCGTCGTCCATCTCACCGACGGCAGCAAGCGCCTTGACCAGAGCCCAGCGCATGTTGTTATCGATTTCGAGACCCTTGAGTTTCAGCGAACCGGAAAGCAGACCCTTCACGTTCGAAATGAACGGGGCATCGCCGATCTCGCCATAGCCAAGATAGGCGGTGACCAGCTGGAACTGCTCGTCGCTGCCGGCCTCGGCCTCGTTAGCCAAGTTCCACAGACCCTCGGCGACGTGCTTGCCGACGGCCTCGCGGCGAGCAGGAGCAGCATAGTGCGTGGCGGTGGTTTTGAGGCAGCTCAACGCATAACGGAACGTGGTGGACTCATGCTCGGTCGAAAGCATCTTGAGGCTCAGGTCAATGAAGCGCTCGGCCGGGAATTCGGCGTCGCGCGTCATGTCCCAGAACGCCAGCCAGACCACGGCGCGTGCCAGAGCGTCATCGAATTCGAAGAGATGCTCGGCGGCGAACTCGCGCGACTTGTCATCGAAACGCAACTTGGTGTAAGTCAGATCATCGTCGTTCAGGAGGATGAAATCAGGACTCGGTTTCCCGGCGGCTTCGGCGGCAATAGTGGTCTCGCCGTCGACATCAAGCTCGATCTGGTCGGTACGCACGACCTTGCCGGTCGCGGCATTGCGGTTGTAGAAGCCGATGGCCATGCGATGGACGCGCAGCACGGGATGTTCGGCCGACGCGGTCTGGGTCAAAGTCAGCGATTTAATAGTGCCGTCGTCGTTCTCTTCAACAGAAGCGGCAATAGTATTAATGCCAGCTTCCTCGAGCCACTGTTTGCTCCAAGTCTTGAGGTCTCGCCCGCTCGCCGCTTCCAGCTCAACCAGCAAATCGTTCAGCGTGGCGTTGTCATACTTATGCTTGTTCAGGTAGCTGTTGATGCCCTTGAAGAACTTGTCGCGCCCGACGTAGGCCACGAGTTGCTTCAGCACGGAGCCGCCCTTGGCGTAGGTGATGCCGTCGAAGTTCACTTCGGTGTCGTGCAGGTCGTTGATCGGCGCGGTGATGGGGTGGGTGGTCGGCAGCTGGTCCTGGTTCAGGGCCCAGCTCTTCTCGCCGGAGGTGAACGTGGCCCAGGAATCCTTCCATTCCGTGGCCTCGGCGGTCGAGAGGGTCGACATGAATTCGGCGAACGATTCGTTGAGCCACAAGTCATTCCACCACTTCATCGTCACCAGATCGCCGAACCACATGTGCGCCAGCTCGTGGAGCACGGTGACCACACGGCGCTCGGCCAACGCGTCGGTGACCTTGGAGCCGAAAACATAGGAGTCACGGATGGTGACCATGCCGATATTCTCCATCGCGCCGGCGTTATATTCCGGCACGTAGATCTGGTCGAACTTGGCGTACGGGTAAGGCACGCCCCAGGTCTTGGCGTAGAAGGCGAAGCCCTTCTTAGTGATGTCGAAAAGGTATTCGGCGTCCTTGTCGAAATCGGCTTTGAGCGACTGGCGGCAATATTGCGCCATCGGCACGGTGCGACCGTCTTCGTTGGCATAAGTGGTGTGCCACTCGGCGTACGGACCGGCGCAGATGGCGGTGAGGTAGGAGCTCATCTTCGGCGTGGTCTCGAAAACCCAGCGCTTGGTGGTCTCGGCGGGGTGCGTACCGAGCGTCCCTTCAGCGGTCATCGCATCGAGGTTTTCAGTAGACTTAACCGGCATGTTGGAGGTGACAAGCCAGGACTGCGGCGCGGCCACTTCGAAATCGAACGTCGCCTTGATGTCGGGCTGATCGAAAACGGCATAGACACGACGGGCGTCCGGCACCTCGAACTGGGAGTAGAGGTAGACGTTGCCGTCGGCGGGATCAACAGAGCGGTGGAGGCCTTCGCCAGTGGTCGAGTATTGGCAGGAGGAAACGACCTTGAGAGTGTTGCGTTCCTTCAAAACCGGCAATTCGATGCGGTTGTCAACATAATACTTCGCAGGGTCCAGCTTCTCGCCATTCAGCTCGATGTCACTGACCTCGTCGGCGATGAGATCGGCAAAACTTGAAGCACCCGCCTTCGCGTCAAACGTAATCTCGGAAACCGACGGGAAATTCTTCGGTCCTTTCGTCAGATCGAGATCGACATGATAACTGACCGGCCCAGTGATAACGGACTTACGTTCCTCGGCTTCGACACGTGTGAGATTCGCTCCTGGCATTTCGCTCCTTTATTATTTCGTGCATGCGGCGGCAACAGCTTGCGCCGCAGGATCAAGAGATTGATTCCATTATGTCAACGGGGCACGTCAGCACCACGCCGACAGCGCACACGACGAATTGCCACCTCACTTGAGCAGTGGAATCGGCGATGTCTGGCAAACCTTTATGCTTAAAAATGGTTGGGGAAGCGTCAGGAAAGTTGCACCGATATGAAGATTACGTATGAACGTTCCGGTTGCAAACAGTTTTTCAAAAAGCATCGCGACGATGAAAAGACCATTAAAAGCTGCATCGAAAACGCGCTCAATCTGCAGCTGGAAACGGGCATGTCGAAAGTCAAGCGAGCGGTGTCGGCAAGGGTCGGCGGGCAATGCGTTTATGAATGTCGTGTCAATCTCAAACGCACTGGTTCCGCTCGCGTCGCGTTTATTGTCAATGAAAACGATGACTGTGACAACAATAATCATCTATCCAATAAAGAGAACAACACTTTCAATGGAACCGACCACAGCCGACACGAAAACAACAACCAGCGTAAGCCAGAAGCCAAGAAGACAAGTCAGGGCATAACAAACGATAAAAACGTCACCGTACTGTTCATCTCTTCAACCTTGCAGAAGGACGAATTCACCCGCCTGCTCGAACACAATCTGAAGGAGGCCGGGCTATGCGACTGATCCCCGTCAAGCAGGCGCTGAGCATGATGGAGAACGCAGCGACGACGAAATCGGAGTATAGGAAAATCACGTTGCTGACCGCGAAAAAGGACCGTTCGCTTAGCCTTGAGCACGATGAAAATGACGTCGTTCTGATCGAACAGGGTTATCGGGGTGAAAACACGACTTTCGCTGCTGCCGCTGACTCCAAGACCACCCGTGAATGCAAGCGTGCCGTTAAGCAAGCGTTCAAACGCGAATTCCCCCGCAGCCACAAAGTCTACGTTTCCGCGATGAAATAAATTAAAAATTACTCTATACAACAATAAATGTAATTTTATCATTTACATATGCTTATTCAATACATAGCTATGAATAAAAACTTGACACGGCTTATAAACTAAGAAAAATTAGGCCACAGTTACACAACCTGCAATGATTGTCATTAATGCCGCTATGAATTTGAACATTTTCGCGTAAATAGCACGACTGCGAATATTTCTTATCGAATCAGATTTGTTATTAAGCTCAGACGCAACACCATGAGTGGTACGTTCTTCAATTTCCTTTAACACATCACCTTCCCACTCCACAAACGAGTAATAAAAAGTAGCAAGCCCCAGCAATACAGTTATTATGACTTTAACTACTTTCAAGTCAGTGGGAACGACTAAAACAGCACAACCAATCAAAATAACAGCAATTAAAATACAATAATCATACCAATGAATCAAAACTTGTTTGCAATTAATACCTTGATACCTAATTCCTACTGCTTCCCAGTACCTTTCTAAAATCTTTGTTTCCATTGCCTTTTCATCTGAAGTCAATGACTTATCCACAGAATCTGACGAATTCTTCCCAATTGAATTAGCCGAGTTTGCTGTTATCTCTTTATTCTCCATATTCTCCATTGTTTAAAATCATTCTCCCTATCAAACAAACAGTAATTCACAACACTATAAAATATGAACTGCTTAGTAGACAACATTTACCAATCTTTCTATATGCTATCGTTCAATAATCAAACCACTGAATAGATTCATTAGCAAAAATATTCCGCAGGATAATGCAGCGCAAGCTGCTTCAAAAGCAGGTAACGCGCAAGCCAGAGGGCGAGGAACGGGAAAGCGAAACCGAAGGTGACGTCGGAGAGGAAATGGGCACCCTGCATCATGCGGCTGAACATGACGATCAACGCGTAGACCAGTGCGATGCCATAGACCATGCTCTCCTTGTTTTTCCAGCGCGGATTGACCAAGGCGAGCAGGCAAAGCGACAAAACAGCACCGGCAAATTGCGAATGGCCGGAGGGGAAGGATTTGACCTCCTCAGCCACACCTCCGACAGCTGCAAGATAGTGCTTGCCGTTCGGGTGATACCACGGGGTGAAGAGGTCGAAATAGCCTTGCATCGAGCGGAAACGGACACGGCCCCAGAAGATCTTGAGCACTTCCAGCAGGCACATCGAGGCCAGGAACACCGCCACGATGGCGATGCCGGCCCAACGATAACGCTGCTTCAGCTCGTCAGGAATCTTGTAGACGATACAGGCGATCAGAATGGCGACGATGACACCGTACGCCACGCCGAACAGATGGCAGTATTTATAACACAACGCAAGGCCTATCAGCGTCGAACCAAAGTAGACAAGCCCTGAAAGTATGAGCTTTGCCAAATTTTCCTTGACGAATTTGTAAGTCCAGAAGAGCAACGCCGCGCCAATCATCAACACGGTCGCACCGATAATCGGAGCGAGACGTTCGAAGAAAGCCGAGAAGCCGTTGCCGGGCATGTAAACCGCCTGGTCAATGCGCAGATCGGCAAACGTGCCGATAATCAGCAGCACCAGCGCGCCGATTGCTGTGGCAGGAAATATCTTTT from Bifidobacterium sp. ESL0728 encodes:
- the glmM gene encoding phosphoglucosamine mutase, with protein sequence MPNMFGTDGVRGLANRDLTARLALDLGDAAVRVLGDSSGTEEEHREGRRRALIGRDTRVSGDFLASALAAGMSAGGFDVIDAGIIPTPGVAYLTSELNVEMGAVISASHNPMPDNGIKFFARGGFKLPDKKEDEIEAVLGQDWDRPTGAGVGRISHDINTATNMYIDHLVSAIAPIAADKTQPKPLKGLKIVADCANGATSVVAPEALRRAGAEVLVINASPDGYNINKKAGSTHPEQLQAMVRASGAAMGVAFDGDADRCLAVDEDGNMVNGDQEMGILARAKKREGKLNHDTLVVTVMSNLGLKLALKDMGISTVQTNVGDRYVLEEMLKGDYSIGGEQSGHVINREFATTGDGTLTALTVCNEVVKSGKSLKELAADFPQLPQQLINVPKVDKKAAPTNAKVQDAVAREEKLLGDTGRVLLRPSGTEPLVRVMVEAETQQQADEVCQRLAEVVAQELAI
- the pepN gene encoding aminopeptidase N, which translates into the protein MPGANLTRVEAEERKSVITGPVSYHVDLDLTKGPKNFPSVSEITFDAKAGASSFADLIADEVSDIELNGEKLDPAKYYVDNRIELPVLKERNTLKVVSSCQYSTTGEGLHRSVDPADGNVYLYSQFEVPDARRVYAVFDQPDIKATFDFEVAAPQSWLVTSNMPVKSTENLDAMTAEGTLGTHPAETTKRWVFETTPKMSSYLTAICAGPYAEWHTTYANEDGRTVPMAQYCRQSLKADFDKDAEYLFDITKKGFAFYAKTWGVPYPYAKFDQIYVPEYNAGAMENIGMVTIRDSYVFGSKVTDALAERRVVTVLHELAHMWFGDLVTMKWWNDLWLNESFAEFMSTLSTAEATEWKDSWATFTSGEKSWALNQDQLPTTHPITAPINDLHDTEVNFDGITYAKGGSVLKQLVAYVGRDKFFKGINSYLNKHKYDNATLNDLLVELEAASGRDLKTWSKQWLEEAGINTIAASVEENDDGTIKSLTLTQTASAEHPVLRVHRMAIGFYNRNAATGKVVRTDQIELDVDGETTIAAEAAGKPSPDFILLNDDDLTYTKLRFDDKSREFAAEHLFEFDDALARAVVWLAFWDMTRDAEFPAERFIDLSLKMLSTEHESTTFRYALSCLKTTATHYAAPARREAVGKHVAEGLWNLANEAEAGSDEQFQLVTAYLGYGEIGDAPFISNVKGLLSGSLKLKGLEIDNNMRWALVKALAAVGEMDDEAIDAELKLRDTTDNREFAYGARASVPTAEAKAWAWDASIHDLNLTNSQLAAAALGFSSNLTGKLAKPYTAQYYETVDWIWENRTFHMAETLLEDLYPSYADPAELVNLGDEWLESHKDAARALRNIVIGNVESSRRALKVSAYNASL
- a CDS encoding peptide deformylase, giving the protein MFSRNSKVDTELNHAVEQLIKTGGKEKILPIVQMGEPVLRQNAAEYDGQLSKRTLAKLIEAMRVTMLEAPGVGLAGPQIGLGLRIAVVEDHVRVGGRGVDDNPEGHVGGKSDQNSSNQDNGSDGGNENENMIDDTNDPREIAEFPFRAIINPTYEPIGTEQRSFYEGCLSFSGYQAVRRRWLDITARWQDEDGNKHEEHLHGWPARIFQHETDHLSGEVYIDQAEIRSLATDENLEDYWCEDPVPADAARELGFKLA
- a CDS encoding phosphatase PAP2 family protein — encoded protein: MKKIFPATAIGALVLLIIGTFADLRIDQAVYMPGNGFSAFFERLAPIIGATVLMIGAALLFWTYKFVKENLAKLILSGLVYFGSTLIGLALCYKYCHLFGVAYGVIVAILIACIVYKIPDELKQRYRWAGIAIVAVFLASMCLLEVLKIFWGRVRFRSMQGYFDLFTPWYHPNGKHYLAAVGGVAEEVKSFPSGHSQFAGAVLSLCLLALVNPRWKNKESMVYGIALVYALIVMFSRMMQGAHFLSDVTFGFAFPFLALWLARYLLLKQLALHYPAEYFC
- a CDS encoding FGGY-family carbohydrate kinase; protein product: MAVAKDTTEHVAAIAEKIRAGKTSLGIEFGSTRIKAVLIDDTYSTIAAGDYGWENHLENGLWTYSLEEVWSGLQAAYAALANDVENAYGEKLTKIGTMGFSAMMHGYLAFDKDDKLLVPFRTWRNSNTHAAHEKLSELFQYNIPERWSIAHLYQCILNKEDHVANVAFFTTLAGYVHWKLTGKKVLGIDDASGMFPIDSETHSWNKHMLAQFSTLPEVAAQPWSIEDLLPTPLVAGSDAGALTAEGAKLLDPTGTVQPGTPLAPPEGDSGTGMVATNSVRVGTGNVSAGTSIFASVVLDHPLERLHPEVDLVSTPAGDPCGMSHANNFTSDLNAWIKVFSEFAKAIGTSLDAGTLYGTLFRAAIGPDADDNAGGLINYCFYSGEFLAGLEEGRPVFARGPESHMNLANFMRAQLFGAFSPVKIGMDVMTKDEHVKVDSMVGHGGIFTTPKVAQKILAAAFNTPIKVMSTAAEGGAWGMAVLADYLWHKDTPLDQYLDQRVFANAESTTEEPDAKDVAGFEDFFARFTKALPIERAAIETIDLES
- a CDS encoding type II toxin-antitoxin system HicA family toxin yields the protein MVQRKWLIKALRKEAKAQGIQVRERQGGNHEIFYLDNLRIPIPRHNELEKPTAQLIIKEASAKLGKDWLK
- a CDS encoding helix-turn-helix domain-containing protein, producing MGNKKSSQRRELSIIIIEDDPLALQCEKNLLNRLQNYNGFRLRVWGTFKPNTGLEKCAHDPHPADVVFLELSLLDKIGQNVTREIRELRPGIVIIGITSHIENYPQSMAKLLQLHRIVSKVKLYYELPYIIESVYRQKKPRRRVPVAHDKESGPPPPGHSEDIRSQLSCSYEEPYCQGTMECHSESLNGYDGSNQSNDITALAPSRQNQSRTPRKRKRSQRSEVSLRDADEGEHRGILSESKPVNHDLAVERLKMEAANQANLPTVPITPMELRVIKLSRRGLKPAEVAEQLGVSVNTIYSHRSHIKAKCHTQIWHEVLTICGEQKRNGTL